A single region of the Raphanus sativus cultivar WK10039 chromosome 1, ASM80110v3, whole genome shotgun sequence genome encodes:
- the LOC108836021 gene encoding proteasome subunit beta type-3-A: MSIFEYNGSAVVAMVGKNCFAIASDRRLGVQLQTIATDFQRISKIHDRVFIGLSGLATDVQTLYQRLVFRHKLYQLREERDMKPETFASLVSAILYEKRFGPYLCQPVIAGLGEDDKPFICTMDSIGAKELAKDFVVSGTASESLYGACEAMYKPDMEAEELFETISQALLSSVDRDCLSGWGGHVYVVTPTEIKERILKGRMD; the protein is encoded by the exons ATGTCG ATCTTCGAGTACAATGGAAGTGCCGTTGTGGCTATGGTTGGTAAGAACTGTTTCGCCATCGCCAGTGATCGTAGGCTCGGTGTGCAGCTCCAGACGATCGCTACCGATTTCCAGAGAATCTCCAAGATCCACGACCGTGTCTTCATCGGCCTCTCTGGTCTCGCCACCGATGTCCAAACACT GTACCAGCGCTTGGTGTTTCGTCATAAGCTGTATCAGCTTCGTGAAGAGAGAGACATGAAGCCTGAGACTTTCGCTAGTCTCGTCTCCGCCATTCTCTACGAGAAAAG ATTTGGTCCTTACTTATGCCAACCAGTGATTGCCGGATTGGGTGAAGATGACAAGCCCTTTATTTGCACCATGGACTCCATTGGAGCCAA GGAGTTGGCTAAAGATTTTGTTGTGTCTGGGACTGCTTCAGAATCACTTTATGGTGCCTGCGAAGCTATGTACAAGCCAGATATG GAAGCGGAGGAACTGTTTGAGACGATATCCCAAGCACTTCTATCGTCAGTTGACCGTGATTGTCTGAGTGGTTGGGGAGGGCATGTCTACGTTGT AACACCAACGGAGATTAAAGAGAGGATCCTAAAGGGAAGGATGGACTGA